One window of Alteriqipengyuania lutimaris genomic DNA carries:
- a CDS encoding glutaminyl-peptide cyclotransferase: MILQPIFAAAVALAPALAVAQQPPQDVAAPAQDAAPVIYEVEVVARYPHDPQAFTQGLLWHDGHLYESTGQLGQSQIRRVDLATGEVLAGRDIPAEQFGEGLALWGDELVSLTWKDRVIHRWTLDGLEPVRSDPFPYEGWGLAVLGDALVASDGSDVLRLLDPQTYALRREIGVTIDGRPVPRINELEVADGLIWANQWYSQVIVAIDPADGAIRKIVDLGPLVDEVAAPDPGAVLNGIAHDPQTGRWFVTGKLWPTLFEVRFVPRGEAAAD, translated from the coding sequence ATGATCCTCCAGCCCATCTTCGCAGCCGCCGTCGCGCTGGCGCCCGCCCTTGCGGTGGCGCAGCAGCCTCCGCAGGACGTTGCAGCTCCGGCGCAGGATGCCGCCCCGGTCATATACGAGGTCGAAGTGGTCGCGCGCTATCCGCACGATCCGCAAGCCTTCACGCAGGGCCTGCTCTGGCACGACGGCCATCTCTACGAGAGCACGGGGCAGCTCGGGCAGTCGCAGATCCGGCGGGTGGACCTCGCCACCGGAGAAGTTCTTGCGGGGCGCGACATACCGGCGGAGCAGTTCGGCGAAGGGCTGGCGCTGTGGGGTGACGAACTGGTCAGCCTCACCTGGAAGGACCGGGTGATCCACCGCTGGACGCTCGACGGTCTCGAGCCAGTGCGCAGCGACCCGTTCCCCTACGAGGGCTGGGGGCTGGCGGTGCTGGGCGACGCGCTGGTGGCATCCGACGGCAGCGATGTGCTGCGCCTTCTCGACCCCCAGACCTACGCGCTGCGGCGCGAGATCGGCGTGACGATCGATGGCCGCCCGGTGCCGCGGATCAACGAGCTCGAAGTGGCCGACGGGCTGATCTGGGCCAACCAGTGGTACAGCCAGGTGATCGTCGCGATCGACCCGGCGGACGGCGCGATCCGCAAGATCGTGGACCTCGGCCCGCTGGTGGACGAAGTTGCCGCGCCCGATCCCGGCGCGGTCCTCAACGGGATCGCCCACGATCCGCAAACCGGGCGCTGGTTCGTCACGGGCAAGCTGTGGCCGACCCTGTTCGAAGTCCGCTTCGTCCCGCGCGGGGAAGCGGCGGCGGACTAG